From the Actinomadura luzonensis genome, the window GCCCCGTGACGCTAGGCCGCGCGGCGGGCGGCGAGCTCGTCGAGGTCGCGGACGAACCAGAGCTGCCGGCCCCGGTTCGACTCGGTCACCCAGGCGCGCAGCGCGGAGCTGCCGGCCGTGAAGCGCGAGATGTCGCCGACGACGGCGAGCCCGAGCCGGTAGTTGGCGAACTTCTGGGTGATCTGCCCGGCGACGCCGGTGGCGAGCGCGAAGAAGTCGTCGTGCAGGCGCCCGGCGGGCACGGCCACCCAGGTGGCGCCGCTGCCCCAGGTGCCGGCGATGAGGTCGAGCGCGTCCTGCTCGTCGCGCAGCGGCGGGCCGTCGGGCGGGCAGACGTGGACGTCGTCGAGCATGGTTCCTCCGGTCGGGGTCGTGAGGTCGCGCGGGGGCGGGGGCGTCATTGGCGGGTCAGGGCGTCGATGATGCGCAGCACCTGGGCGGCGGGCTCCAGCTCGCCCAGCACGATCACCTTGAGGGCGGCCCGCTCCTCCTCGTAGGCGAACTGCACGCGCACGCCGTTCGGCCGCCCGGACAGGGAGCCGGTGACCATGGTGGTGACGCGGTCCATCTCCGCGCGGCCGATCCCGTCGAGCTGGACGATGGCCGACACCTCGGCCCGCCGCGGCGCGGACGCGGCCGGCGCCGGCAGCCCGGCGAAGGCGGCCAGGTCGTCCTTGGCGATCCGGTAGCGCTTGCCGACCCGGACGGCGGGCAGCCGCCCGTCGCGTACGTAGTTGCGCACGGTCTTGACGTGCAGCCCGAGCACCCCGGCCGCCTGCTCAACGGTGTATTGCTCCATATCGTTCCCTATCGTAGGGCACGACAGGGAGTGTTTCAGGCATGTGCGCCCACGGTGACCACGCCGACGGTCAGCCGTGGCCGGGCCTCCAGCACCTTCCCCAGCCGCTCGACCTGCTCCTCCAGCTCACGCTCGCGCGCGGGGCCGAGGTCGCGGAGCGGTTCGACGGTCACGTCGAGGCGGTCGCCCGAACGGCGCTGGTGCCACACCCCGGCCACGACGCCGTCCACGAGCAGCACCGGGAAGTTGCCCGCCTGCCCGCGGTTGAGCGCCCGCCCGGCCGCCGCCCCCGGGTACAGCAGCTCGCGCGGCTGCCCCGCCACCACGTACGCGTCGAAGTACGGCAGCAGCCGCACCCCGCGCGGCGGCTCCCCGGGCATCGCCGTGTCGCCCGCGACCACCCACGCCGGCCGCCCCTCGAACCGCACCTCCTCCACCCCGGCCGCCTCGAACGCCCGCGCCGCCCACCGCACGGGCCCGCCCGCCCACCGGGCGAACTGCGCGGGCGTGGCCGGCCCGTACCCGGTCAGGTAGCGGCGGGCCAGCTCGGCGGCCCCGTCCGCGACCGCCCCGGTGCCGGCGGGCGGCCTGGTGTAGGTGACCTTGCGCCCCCTGTCCGGCCCGAACACGAACGCCCCCCGGTGCGCGGCCAGGCTCATCGCCTGCCGCCAGCGCGGCCACTGCCCGCCGAACGCGGGCACCACCAGGTCGCCCGCCCACGGCCCGGCCGCGGCGACGACCCGCTCGCTCAGCTCGTCGATGGTCAGCTCGCCGTCCCCGACGGCCGCGCCGATCGCGGCCACCACCCGTTCGGTCTGCTCGGGGGTCATCCGGATGTGCGGCGCGTGCGGGTTGCGCTCGCCCGGCATCGAGGACAGGGCGCTCACCCACATCGGCAGGTCGCGGGCGGGCAGCAGGTGGACGGTGCCGCGCGGGCCGTAGGTCTTGACCAGCTGCCCGCCGGGCCGGAGCGCGTCGCGGACGTGCGCGCGGGTCGCCCCGGCCAGGCGCAGCCCGACGGACGCCTCGGCGGCCGGCATGACCTGGGCGTGCGCGCCGCACATGGCGGCCACGGCGTCCACCGGTCCGGGCAGCGCGGGCCCGGCTCCGAGCCCGGCCCGCTCCAGCCGTCTCGCGCTCACCTGCGGCCACGACAGTTCGATCACCACGTCCTCCTCGCTTCTGCGGCGTTCTCCCTCACGGTAGAAGCCAATGCGGAAAGGTGGCTTCCGCTATCGTGCCGCGTCCCGGCTCGCCCGCGCAGGGCTGACCGCGCGGGGTCAGCCGCCGCAGGCCGCCCGTACGTCGGCGACGAGGGCGGCCGCGTCGTCCAGGGTGCGGCCGATCTCCTCGGGCGTCCGGCCGGTCGCGGCGAGCAGCGCCTGGGCGCGTTCGGCGAAGCGGCCGGGGGCCGACGGGAGGCGGCCGGCCGAGGCGACCATGCCCTTCTCGTTGATCAGCCAGGCGCCGTCGGCGGCGTGCAGGGCCTGGCAGGCCACGCCGATCGCGCGGAACAGCGCGCCCGCCGCGTACGCCGGGTCCGCGCCGGCGGCGCCCTTCCGGGCGATCATGAGGCAGAAGTCGCACTCCCACAGGCCCCTGACCAGCGCCTCGCGCAGCGCGGGCGGGTAGCCGGCGGCCAGCTCGGCGCGCAGCGCGCCCAGCTCCCCCGCGGGGTCGGCGAGGACCCGGCACAGCGCCACCTCGCCCGCGTAGGCGTGCGAGTAGAAGCCCAGGGGGTGGCCGGCCTGCGCGCCGACCTCGTAGCGGCCCTCCTGGCAGTCACGCCAGACCCGGCGGACGCGGTCGAGGTCGCGGTAGATCCAGTCGACCCGCAGGCCGCGCACGGTGAGCCAGCCGCCGCCGTCCACCCAGGGGCCCCAGCCGCCGGGCTCGGTCACCTCGGCGGGCTCGCCGGTCACCTCGCGGGCCAGGGCCCGCAGGCGGGCGGTGTCGAGCGGGTGGCGGTAGTAGAGGCCGAGGTCGGTGTCGGAGTCGGGGCGGTGGGTGCCGCGGGCGCGGCTGCCGCCCAGGACCACGGCCGCCACCCCGGGCACGGCGGCCAGCCGTCCGGCGAGCTCGCGCAGTTCCTCGTCGCGCACCCGCCGAGCCTAGCGCCCGCGCGGCTCAGGAGGCGGAGACCGAGAAGCTGTTGGTGGTGAAGTTCATGCCGCCGCTGCTGGAGGTGATCTCGTAGCCGAACTGCACGTTGCCGAGCGTCACGTCGCCCATCCAGCCGTTGGAGCGCAGCCAGGTGAGCACCGCCTTGACGTCCACCGTGCCGGAGGTGGCGTTGCCGGTCCTGACGAAGGAGAAGACCTGGTTGGCGCCGTTGCTGCCGCGGTAGACGTCCCAGCTGTGGCCGCCGACGGTGGCGCTGGTCCGGCGGGTGCCGAGCGGGCCGACGGCGCCACGCCTGTTCATCCAGAGCATGATCTCGTAGGCGTTGGCGGAGTCCCAGATGTCGTAGGCGGTGGTGTAGGCGCCGCCGCTGGGCACGGTCACGTTGAACGTGCTGGTGACGCTGCCGAGGGCGCTGACGCGCTTGCCGACGTACTTGGTGGCGTTGGGGTAGGACTTGACGCCGCCGGTGTCGGGGTGGTTCGCCCACACGCCCCAGTTGCTGGAGGAGTTCGCCCAGATGGTCTGGGGTCCTGCGCCGCTGCCCCAGATGTTGTTGTAGAGCGTGTAGCCGCCGTTGGTCCAGGTGCCCCAGCGGTCGCTGGAGGACCAGGTGGCGGCGAGCGCGGGCGGGGCGAGGAGGCCGAGGACGATCGCCAGCGCGGCGACGGGGGCGGCGAGGGGCACGATCCTGCGCATGACGCTTCCCTTTCCTTGGAGTTAGTTTGGATAGCGTCCAAATGAAAGGAGAGGGAGTCAAGCGGGCGTGAAACTTTCGCCCCTAGGATGTGCGGGGTGAAGTACATGCTGATGATCTACGCCAACGCCGAGTCCCAGCAGCACGTGGCCGACCACGAGGCCGAGGTCATGGCGGAGGTCGACGCCCTGATGAAGGAGCTGACCGGCAGCGGCGAGCTGGTGGGCGGGCAGGCGCTGGACGGGCTCGGCTCGGCGCGCACCGTCCGGGTGCGCGGCGGCGCGCCGGCCGTCACGGACGGGCCGTTCCTGGAGGCCAAGGAGTTCCTGGCCGGCTACCTCGTCGTGGAGTGCGCGAGCGCCGAGCGGGCCACGGAGATCGCCGCCCGCTGGCCGGACGCGCGGCTGTGCGCGATGGAGGTGCGGCCGATCATCGACGAGGTGGAGCCGCCGGCGGGCGACCCCCAGGATGACCGCACAGGGTGAGCGAACGGGACGAGCGCGCGGGGTGAATGCGCGGGGTGAGTGGACGGGATGAGTGCGCGGGATGAGCGTGGCGTGAGCGAGGTGGCCGAGGGGCTGCTGCGGGAGCTCGCGCCGCAGGTGCTGGGCGTCCTGGTCCGGCGGCACGGGCAGTTCGACGCCTGCGAGGACGCCGTCCAGGAGGCGCTGCTGGACGCCGCCGTGCAGTGGCCCGAGCAGGGCGTGCCGGACAACCCGCGGGCCTGGCTGGTGACCGTGGCGTCCCGGCGGCTGATCGACCACGTGCGCAGCGAGCACGCGCGGCGGCGGCGCGAGGAGGGCGTGGCGGTGAGCGCGCCGGCCGACGCGCTCACGATGCCCGCGCCCGGCGAGGAGCGGGCCGGCGACCGGGACGACACGCTCACGCTGCTGTTCCTGTGCTGCCATCCGGCGCTGTCGCCGCCCTCGCAGCTCGCGCTCACGCTGCGGGCGGTGGGCGGGCTGACGACGGCGCAGGTGGCGCGGGCGTTCCTGGCGCCCGAGGCGACGATGGCGCAGCGCATCAGCCGGGCCAAGCAGCGGATCAAGGCCGCGGGGGCGAGGTTCGCGATGCCGCCGGAGAGCGAGCGGGACGAGCGCCTGCGCGTCGTGCTGCACGTCCTCTACCTGATCTTCAACGAGGGCTACACCGCCACCTCGGGGCCCGACCTGCACCGGGCCGAGCTGACCGGGGAGGCGATCCGGCTGGCCAGGGCGGTTCGCCGGCTGCTGCCCGACGACGGCGAGGTGGCCGGGCTGCTGGCGCTGATGCTGCTCACCGAGGCGAGGCGGCCGGCCCGCACGGGGCCGGACGGGCGGCTGGTCCCGCTCGCCGAGCAGGACCGCGGCCTGTGGGACCGGCGGCTCATCGACGAGGGCGTCGAGCTGGTGAGCAAGGCGTTGTCCACGAGCGCGCTGGGGCCGTACCAGGTGCAGGCGGCCATCGCGGCGGTGCACGACGAGGCGCCCTCGGCCGCGGAGACCGACTGGCCGCAGATCCTCGCCCTGTACGGGGTGCTGTCCGGCCTGGACGACAACCCGGTCGTGGCGCTCAACCACGCGGTCGCGGTGGCCATGGTGCACGGCCCGCGCGCCGGGCTGGACCGGCTCGACCGGCTGGCGGCGGACGACCGGCTCAAGGGCCATCATCGCCCGGCCGCGGTGCGGGCGCACCTGCTGGAGATGGCGGGCGACCCGGCGGGGGCGGCGCGCGCCTATCAGGAGGCGGCGCGGCTGACGTCGAGCCTGCCGGAGCGGGACTACCTCGAGCACCGGGCCGCCAGACTTTCTTGACAATTTTTGTTTTCGGTGCCATGGTTCCGACATGCACGATGTCGAGGTGATCGAGGATCCGGCGGCGGCCGAGGCGTCGCTCGACCCCATGCGCTCGCGGCTGCTCGCCGAGCTGGCCGAGCCCGGCTCGGCCACGTCGCTGGCGGCCAAGGTCGGCCTGGCCCGGCAGAAGGTCAACTACCACCTGCGCACGCTGGAGAAGCACGGCCTGGTCGAGCTGGTCGAGGAGCGCAGGAAGGGCAACGTCACCGAGCGCGTCATGCGGGCCACCGCCGCCTCGTTCGTGATCTCCCCGAACGCGCTGGCCGCCGTCCAGCCCGATCCGTCCCGCGCGCCCGACCGGCTGTCGGCGCGCTGGCTGCTGGCCGTGGCCGCGCAGCTCGTCCGCGACGTCGGCGTGCTCATCAGCGGGGCGGCCAAGGCGCAGAAGCGGGTGGCGACGTTCGCGATCGACGGCGAGGTGCGCTTCGCCTCGGCGGCCGACCGGGCGGCCTTCGCCCAGGAGCTGGCCGAGTGCGTCACCTCCCTGGTCGGCAAATACCACGACGAGACGGCGGAAGGCGGGCGGCCGCACCGGCTGGTCGTCGCCGTGCACCCCGCCGTCGAACAGCAGCAGCAGCGGCAGGAGGGCTGAGATGGGGCACGCGTTCGAGCTGCCCCACGAGGGGGCGGTCGGGGCGACGCCCGAGGAGGTCTGGGACGCCATCAGCACCGGCCCCGGCATCACCTCCTGGTTCATGGGCCGCAGCGAGGTGACGGACGGGGTGGTGCGCACCGCGTTCGGCGGCTTCGAGCTGCCCGCCTCGACGGTGACCGAGGCCGTGCCGCCGCACCGCTTCGCGCACTCCAGCGACAAGACGGACGACGGCCGCTTCGTCGCCTACGAGTTCCTGGTCGAGGGCCGCGAGCGGGGCAGCACCGTGGTCCGCATGGTGACCAGCGGCTTCCTGCCGGGCGACGACTGGCAGGACGAGTTCGAGGCCATGTCCAGGGGCCTGGAGATGTACTTCGCGACGCTGGTGGAGTACCTGAACCACTTCGCGGGGCGCACGGCCCGGCCGGTCACCGTGTTCGGGCCGCCGGTGCGGGACTGGGCGCGGGCCTGGGACGGCGTGTACGCCGAGCTGGGCGGCCGTCCCGCGATCGGCGACGTGGTACGGCTCGGCCCGGTGGAGGGCGTCGTCTACCACCGCAACACGCAGACGCTCGGCGTCCGGGCCGCGGACGGCCTCTACCGCGTCCTCCAGGGCTTCGGCGGCTCGATGATCGCCTCCCACCTGCGCTACGACGCGGGCGGCGACGTGGAGCCGGCGTGGCGGGAGTGGCTGGAGCGCCTGCACGCCGCCGGGGAGTGACGAGGGGTGACGAGCCCCCGCCGGGCGGGCAGGGGCAGGGCATGAACGTGGTCGCGCTGTCCGACACCCACGCGCCCCGGCGCTGGCGCTCCTGCCCGCCCCGGGTCGCCGGGCACCTGCGCGGCGCGGACGTCATCCTGCACGCCGGGGACGTCTGCGTCGCCTCGGTGCTCGCCGAGCTGGCCGCCTACGCGCCGGTGCACGCGGTCAAGGGCAACAACGACGGCCCGGACGTGACGGCCCCGGAGACGCTGGAGCTGACCCTGGAGGGCCTGCGGATCGGCATGATCCACGACAGCGGCCCGGCCAAGGGCCGCCTGCCCCGCCTGCGGCGCCGCTTCCCCCGCGCGGACCTGGTCGTCTTCGGCCACTCCCACATCCCGTGGGACGAGTCGGGCGAGGGCCTGCGCATCTTCAACCCGGGCTCCCCCACCGACCGGCGCCGCCAGCCGCACGGCACCGTGGGCCTGCTCACCATCGAGGACGGCGCCCTGACCAGGGCCGAGATCGTGCCGGTCACCTAGCGCGGCCCCGACAAGGAGCGGGGCGGCGTCCCGTGCAGCTCCAGCGTGCAGCACTTGATGCCGCCGCCGGCCTTGAGCAGCTCGGTGAACTCGACCCCGATCGGCTCGTAGCCGCGCTCGGCGAGCCGGCCCGCCAGCCGGCCGGCCGCGCGGGGCAGGATCACGTGCCGGCCGTCGGACAGGGCGTTCAGCCCGAAGACCGCGGCGTCCGCCTCCTCGGCCGCCAGCGCGCCGGGGAAGCGGGCCGCGAGCAGCTCCCGCGACGCCGGGCAGAACGCGGGCGGGTAGTACATGATCTCGTCGTCGCCGAGCACGGTCAGCGCCGTGTCCAGGTGGTAGAAGCGGGGATCGACCAGCGTGAGGCCGAGCACCGGGCGGCCGAAGAAGCGGGCCGTCTCGGCGTGCGCGGCGGGCTCGGTGCGGAAGCCGGTGCCGGCCAGGACGGTCCCGCCGGCGACGAGGAAGTCGCCCTCGCCCTCGTTGACGTGCGCGGCCTGGCGGACCTCCCGGTAGCCCCGGGAGCCGAACCACTCCAGGTAGGCCGCCGGCTCCTCGGCGCGCTGGGGGTGCCGGAAGCGGGCGACGAGGGCCCGCTCGCCGAGCGCGAGCGCGCCGTTGGCGGCGAAGACCATGTCGGGCAGGCCCGGCAGCGGGTCGATGAGGTCCACGCGGTGTCCCAGGTCGACGATGACGTCGTGCAGCCACTTCCACTGCGACAGGCCGATCTCGGGGAACGTGGGCCGCCCGGGATCCATCCACGCGTTGATCGAGTAACGCACCTCGAAGTTGTCGGGCCGGCACATCAGGTAGTGCCGCCGTGTGCTGTCCCGCACGGCGTTCCCCTCCTTCGTGAGTCTCCCTGTCTACTGGCCGGCGCGCGGGCGGGGGCGCGCGGCGAAAGATGTCGGCAAGACATCGGCGCCCGCCGCGGCGGCGCTGTGAGCATGCGGGCAAGAGGAGCTGCCCCCGCCTGAAGGGAAAGCGATCATGCTC encodes:
- a CDS encoding DUF4180 domain-containing protein; this translates as MLDDVHVCPPDGPPLRDEQDALDLIAGTWGSGATWVAVPAGRLHDDFFALATGVAGQITQKFANYRLGLAVVGDISRFTAGSSALRAWVTESNRGRQLWFVRDLDELAARRAA
- a CDS encoding helix-turn-helix domain-containing protein; the encoded protein is MEQYTVEQAAGVLGLHVKTVRNYVRDGRLPAVRVGKRYRIAKDDLAAFAGLPAPAASAPRRAEVSAIVQLDGIGRAEMDRVTTMVTGSLSGRPNGVRVQFAYEEERAALKVIVLGELEPAAQVLRIIDALTRQ
- a CDS encoding winged helix DNA-binding domain-containing protein, yielding MIELSWPQVSARRLERAGLGAGPALPGPVDAVAAMCGAHAQVMPAAEASVGLRLAGATRAHVRDALRPGGQLVKTYGPRGTVHLLPARDLPMWVSALSSMPGERNPHAPHIRMTPEQTERVVAAIGAAVGDGELTIDELSERVVAAAGPWAGDLVVPAFGGQWPRWRQAMSLAAHRGAFVFGPDRGRKVTYTRPPAGTGAVADGAAELARRYLTGYGPATPAQFARWAGGPVRWAARAFEAAGVEEVRFEGRPAWVVAGDTAMPGEPPRGVRLLPYFDAYVVAGQPRELLYPGAAAGRALNRGQAGNFPVLLVDGVVAGVWHQRRSGDRLDVTVEPLRDLGPARERELEEQVERLGKVLEARPRLTVGVVTVGAHA
- a CDS encoding nucleotidyltransferase domain-containing protein — translated: MRDEELRELAGRLAAVPGVAAVVLGGSRARGTHRPDSDTDLGLYYRHPLDTARLRALAREVTGEPAEVTEPGGWGPWVDGGGWLTVRGLRVDWIYRDLDRVRRVWRDCQEGRYEVGAQAGHPLGFYSHAYAGEVALCRVLADPAGELGALRAELAAGYPPALREALVRGLWECDFCLMIARKGAAGADPAYAAGALFRAIGVACQALHAADGAWLINEKGMVASAGRLPSAPGRFAERAQALLAATGRTPEEIGRTLDDAAALVADVRAACGG
- a CDS encoding glycoside hydrolase family 12 protein, translated to MRRIVPLAAPVAALAIVLGLLAPPALAATWSSSDRWGTWTNGGYTLYNNIWGSGAGPQTIWANSSSNWGVWANHPDTGGVKSYPNATKYVGKRVSALGSVTSTFNVTVPSGGAYTTAYDIWDSANAYEIMLWMNRRGAVGPLGTRRTSATVGGHSWDVYRGSNGANQVFSFVRTGNATSGTVDVKAVLTWLRSNGWMGDVTLGNVQFGYEITSSSGGMNFTTNSFSVSAS
- a CDS encoding YciI family protein, with product MLMIYANAESQQHVADHEAEVMAEVDALMKELTGSGELVGGQALDGLGSARTVRVRGGAPAVTDGPFLEAKEFLAGYLVVECASAERATEIAARWPDARLCAMEVRPIIDEVEPPAGDPQDDRTG
- a CDS encoding RNA polymerase sigma factor, whose protein sequence is MSEVAEGLLRELAPQVLGVLVRRHGQFDACEDAVQEALLDAAVQWPEQGVPDNPRAWLVTVASRRLIDHVRSEHARRRREEGVAVSAPADALTMPAPGEERAGDRDDTLTLLFLCCHPALSPPSQLALTLRAVGGLTTAQVARAFLAPEATMAQRISRAKQRIKAAGARFAMPPESERDERLRVVLHVLYLIFNEGYTATSGPDLHRAELTGEAIRLARAVRRLLPDDGEVAGLLALMLLTEARRPARTGPDGRLVPLAEQDRGLWDRRLIDEGVELVSKALSTSALGPYQVQAAIAAVHDEAPSAAETDWPQILALYGVLSGLDDNPVVALNHAVAVAMVHGPRAGLDRLDRLAADDRLKGHHRPAAVRAHLLEMAGDPAGAARAYQEAARLTSSLPERDYLEHRAARLS
- a CDS encoding ArsR/SmtB family transcription factor gives rise to the protein MHDVEVIEDPAAAEASLDPMRSRLLAELAEPGSATSLAAKVGLARQKVNYHLRTLEKHGLVELVEERRKGNVTERVMRATAASFVISPNALAAVQPDPSRAPDRLSARWLLAVAAQLVRDVGVLISGAAKAQKRVATFAIDGEVRFASAADRAAFAQELAECVTSLVGKYHDETAEGGRPHRLVVAVHPAVEQQQQRQEG
- a CDS encoding SRPBCC family protein; this translates as MGHAFELPHEGAVGATPEEVWDAISTGPGITSWFMGRSEVTDGVVRTAFGGFELPASTVTEAVPPHRFAHSSDKTDDGRFVAYEFLVEGRERGSTVVRMVTSGFLPGDDWQDEFEAMSRGLEMYFATLVEYLNHFAGRTARPVTVFGPPVRDWARAWDGVYAELGGRPAIGDVVRLGPVEGVVYHRNTQTLGVRAADGLYRVLQGFGGSMIASHLRYDAGGDVEPAWREWLERLHAAGE
- a CDS encoding metallophosphoesterase family protein, with translation MNVVALSDTHAPRRWRSCPPRVAGHLRGADVILHAGDVCVASVLAELAAYAPVHAVKGNNDGPDVTAPETLELTLEGLRIGMIHDSGPAKGRLPRLRRRFPRADLVVFGHSHIPWDESGEGLRIFNPGSPTDRRRQPHGTVGLLTIEDGALTRAEIVPVT
- the ddaH gene encoding dimethylargininase, translated to MRDSTRRHYLMCRPDNFEVRYSINAWMDPGRPTFPEIGLSQWKWLHDVIVDLGHRVDLIDPLPGLPDMVFAANGALALGERALVARFRHPQRAEEPAAYLEWFGSRGYREVRQAAHVNEGEGDFLVAGGTVLAGTGFRTEPAAHAETARFFGRPVLGLTLVDPRFYHLDTALTVLGDDEIMYYPPAFCPASRELLAARFPGALAAEEADAAVFGLNALSDGRHVILPRAAGRLAGRLAERGYEPIGVEFTELLKAGGGIKCCTLELHGTPPRSLSGPR